The sequence TCCATTCAGTCTTGTTCTCAAGCTCTACGGTCACATCAGGGTCCGGCACCTCTGCTCGTAATGAGAAGCTGGCGTTATCGAAGTTGCCGATGTATTTAAAAGTTGAGCTGGTCGTGCCAGTTAATACGAGATACACGTCTTGAACACCGGTAAGTGTCTCAGTCAAGTCACCGATGGCCGTTTTGTAGGTACCCCATCCACTGGCTGTCGGTGGTGTAGCAATCTTGCCGACTAACTTACCGTTTACGCCGCCGAGTCGAACTTCAACTGCCGAATCGACTGCACAGTTTCCGCTATTGCTTGCATATTCGATGGACAATTGATTAACACCCACGCTGCCGAAGTCCATCCCTTTGTAAGCAAGCCAAGCTCCGTTAAATGTATTCGCAACCTGTTTTCCACTCTTTCCGCCTTCCGTTTTCAGCGGAGTATTGCCGTTGTCCGTATTTAGATCGGTTGACCACTCATCGTAGGTTTCCAATTCCAAGGCTGCAAAGTCGTTTCTAATCTTTTGGTATCCGAATGTAAGACGATCGAAGTTGCCAATGTAAGGAAGCGCACTCGTCGTGCTGCCCTTCATGACCACATACAGTTTTTGGTTACCGGTTACTGTTCTATTCAATTGGGCTTCTGTGGTGATATACGTCCCCCAAGTGCCGCCCGTATTCGACAGGTTGACCGTACCCACAAGTTCACCAGTGAGACTTCCCAATCTGATTTCGAGTGTGCTGCCTGCCGGCACTTTATTCGTAGGCGCATCATATTCAACCGTAATACGGTTTGCACCTGTAGTGCCGAAATCATAATTATCAAAGGCAAGCCATGCGCCATCAAACGTGTTCTTGACAACCGTTCCTCCGTTATTTGGTTCGCTGCCTAACGGATTGTTATTAAAAGTGTTGTTAGCCAATGACCACTCGCTTCGGTTCTCAAACTGCAGCGTCAGGCCGTCATCTACAGGCTGATCATCACCGGGTGCATCCGGTTTATCTACCGGCAACGGCAGCGGCTCAGGCAGTTGTTCCGGATCTGGCTGTGGTTCTTCAACCGGTGGCTTCGGCGTTGGATCAAGCACGGGTTCCGGCTGCAATTCAATCGGTTCCGCCAGCCAGAGTGAATCATATATATTGCCGTTGTATGCATCCACCAAGTAGATATTCACCTGATATTTGCTGGCATTCACATTGTATAGCTGTGCAAGCTGGAAGCTGCCAGTAGTGACAGGTACAGCCGTAGACATCACTGCACGTTTATTCCCATCCATAAATTGGAAGACCGCAACAGCTGAATCCCCATACGCCCCTTTTAATGTGCCTGCAACATTGACTACCATATTCTCGCTTCGGTTAACCTCGCCTGCCTTGAGATCATAAACATCCCACTGTATGTCCGAAGTATAGGCAGCATTCGACACTAGCACTTGCCCAGCCAAAGTGTTCAAGGTCTTATTGGCCTTGACTCTCACCTGTACTTTGCCTGCCTCGTAATTCAGCGGACCCACGGTCTGCGGAATCACGGTGGCTGGCTTCCAGTTCAGACCTCCATCTGTGCTGTATTCATAGTCGGCTGCTTGATCGAAGCCCTGCACAGGCGTCCATCCGAAGGTATTGGCTTTATCATCCACTATAGGCTCAGTTGGGGCACCCGGAGTGGACATCTTCTTCACTGCTTCGAGGCTGAATTCGAAAGCGATATCCGAGCTGGTTGCATTCGCCTGATGAACCTCTGCAGACAAGACGTTAGTCCCTTTGACCAGATAGGCCGGATCAATTATATATCCATTCCGATCCCGCTCATCATTAACGGTTGCACTCGCAAGAGTCTCATATTTCACTTCACCAGATGCCATGTTGCTGCGGATAATCTCATGACCGTTCAAGTACACTACGGCTCCATCATCACGAATCAGATTGGCATCCAGTTCGAGAATACCCTCCACATCGTCTACCTCAAACGTTTTTCTGAAATAGGTGGTTGGGTACTTTTTATTTCCATCTGGTCCATAGCTGACCTTTGTCTTCACCTTGCCCAGATTGTCATAACCCAGCATGGCAGGCCCGGAAGCCCAAGTGCTGTCATTATATTCCGCTGTTGTCCAGCCATTGCCTGCAGACAGGCCTTTGTCTAGATATTTCCAGTTCGATTGTTCGGCAATCAGTTCTTGATGGACCAGCTTGTTATCGATCTCTGCTGTGTAATCCTTTGTTGGCGGTGCCGCGCTTGGGGTTGCACCCCAACTGGTATTTGGCACTGCATCCATATCAAATTCCAAAGTACCGCCTGCCATAATATCATCGTAATTGATCCAGGCTTGATTGAAGTCCTTGCCATTCAGCTGCGCAGATTGAATAAAACGATTGTCACTGGACACATGATCGGCCTTGATCGTAAAGGTCTTGCCGTTGTCCAAATGCAGCTTCATCTCCGAGAAAATAGGGGACCCGATCACGTAATAGGGACTTCCCGGGTTCCCAGGGAACAAGCCCATGGCACTATACACAAACCAGGAGGACATTCCGCCTGCGTCGTCATCCATGGATTGCAGATATCCTTCCGGATCATCACGGTATACGCGGGATTCCATCGGATAGGCATAAGGCCCATGGTTATGGTATTTCTGCGTTACGACTTCAGTCGTGTATTCCCGTGCATAATACTGGGTCAAATAAGGAAAGCCCAGATAATCGAATAGATAAGGGGCATTCAAATCCGGTTCATTGATCGCCATATATTCGTCAATAGCGAAGAAATGCTGCAACTCTTTCGCCATTTCTCTCTTACCGCCCATTAATTCAGCCAGTCCGTAAACATCCTGAGGCACTGACCAGCGATATGTCCACAGGTTCCCCTGATAGGCATACTTGTCGACCGCTGTAACATCTCCCTTGGCTACTGTAGTTGCATTGGGCGTGAAGAAACCTCGTTTGTCTCCGTTCTCGTCCACTTGATCTGGATTCCATAGATCTTTATAGGACAAGGTAAGATCCTTATATTTCTCATACGTTTCTTTATCCCCGATCATTTCGGCAAGCTTCATTGGAAAATAAGCACTATCTGCTTTTTCCAGCTTACCAGAAATATCTGTCTCACTGATCGAGAAATTGTCTGCATCTACAGCCATTCCCTTAAGTGCTGCATACACATCAAAGTCGGTAAACCCTTTCGCATAAGCATCAAGAATTACTGCACCATTGAACTCATTTCTCACAGTCGGACTCGGCCAGTAACCTGCCCCCCACTGCGTATACGAACCTCTGGTATCGTACAAGTCTACCAATGACTTCACCATATTCTCATATTTCTGCGGCTCCAGCAGTGAGAACAAGGAATATTTACGGAAATCATCCCAGGTTGTCCAGCCATTGTAATACTCAAAATCATCACCTAGTTCTGAAGCTTGGCGAATCGTAGTCTCATCTCTTCCGGCCTTAAACGTACCATTGGAGCTGGTCACATTATTCGGGTGAAGGAAAGAATGATACAGCTGTGTATAAAAAACAGTCTTGTTCTCTTCATCCGCATCCGTAATCTCAACCTTGTTTAGCAACTGACTCCAAGTGTCTCTCGACTTATTATGCTGCGCGTCGAAATCCCAATCTTTAATATCGTTATTACGTTCG comes from Paenibacillus sp. 19GGS1-52 and encodes:
- a CDS encoding GH92 family glycosyl hydrolase translates to MRKQLISIVMTVIFLYSSMLNPLALDTVSAASDSSIQDVATRNVALNAKVTASGQTNNNEAASFAVDGKNDTKWSDNTSVKKKWLVLDLGQVFNINEWVMKNAAIGESGNSPFWNTKDFRLQKSVDGETWVDVDVVTNNVQTIVDRHVPVFSAQYIRLYIDKAAYDNNTARLYELEVYGVESTQTPAYPATNLQPVDYVDPFINTLGDNGQTNPGPTTPFGLVALGPDSDGGAFSGYYYQDKYLKGFSHLRFSGVGCSGAGGNILMMPETRSFTKNSNEYKQKYDKSTEQASPGYYGVKLASGIGVELTSSANIGFHRYTFPEVDTGSVLIDLSNSYAGMVDANLKVESNNEITGMIQSKNVCGNGYYTMYYSIQFDHDFDSYSSWQGDAVGTVASRTGSNSGVWVNFNTKDNKVIQAKVGLSTISVDQAKIERNNDIKDWDFDAQHNKSRDTWSQLLNKVEITDADEENKTVFYTQLYHSFLHPNNVTSSNGTFKAGRDETTIRQASELGDDFEYYNGWTTWDDFRKYSLFSLLEPQKYENMVKSLVDLYDTRGSYTQWGAGYWPSPTVRNEFNGAVILDAYAKGFTDFDVYAALKGMAVDADNFSISETDISGKLEKADSAYFPMKLAEMIGDKETYEKYKDLTLSYKDLWNPDQVDENGDKRGFFTPNATTVAKGDVTAVDKYAYQGNLWTYRWSVPQDVYGLAELMGGKREMAKELQHFFAIDEYMAINEPDLNAPYLFDYLGFPYLTQYYAREYTTEVVTQKYHNHGPYAYPMESRVYRDDPEGYLQSMDDDAGGMSSWFVYSAMGLFPGNPGSPYYVIGSPIFSEMKLHLDNGKTFTIKADHVSSDNRFIQSAQLNGKDFNQAWINYDDIMAGGTLEFDMDAVPNTSWGATPSAAPPTKDYTAEIDNKLVHQELIAEQSNWKYLDKGLSAGNGWTTAEYNDSTWASGPAMLGYDNLGKVKTKVSYGPDGNKKYPTTYFRKTFEVDDVEGILELDANLIRDDGAVVYLNGHEIIRSNMASGEVKYETLASATVNDERDRNGYIIDPAYLVKGTNVLSAEVHQANATSSDIAFEFSLEAVKKMSTPGAPTEPIVDDKANTFGWTPVQGFDQAADYEYSTDGGLNWKPATVIPQTVGPLNYEAGKVQVRVKANKTLNTLAGQVLVSNAAYTSDIQWDVYDLKAGEVNRSENMVVNVAGTLKGAYGDSAVAVFQFMDGNKRAVMSTAVPVTTGSFQLAQLYNVNASKYQVNIYLVDAYNGNIYDSLWLAEPIELQPEPVLDPTPKPPVEEPQPDPEQLPEPLPLPVDKPDAPGDDQPVDDGLTLQFENRSEWSLANNTFNNNPLGSEPNNGGTVVKNTFDGAWLAFDNYDFGTTGANRITVEYDAPTNKVPAGSTLEIRLGSLTGELVGTVNLSNTGGTWGTYITTEAQLNRTVTGNQKLYVVMKGSTTSALPYIGNFDRLTFGYQKIRNDFAALELETYDEWSTDLNTDNGNTPLKTEGGKSGKQVANTFNGAWLAYKGMDFGSVGVNQLSIEYASNSGNCAVDSAVEVRLGGVNGKLVGKIATPPTASGWGTYKTAIGDLTETLTGVQDVYLVLTGTTSSTFKYIGNFDNASFSLRAEVPDPDVTVELENKTEWTAAVNTFNSKPLGTEANNGGTVVKNTFTGMWITYNDVDFGTQGKNHVEFVYDAPSQKAPANVVAEIRLNNKDGDIIGTVNLPNTGSGWGTYKTAAAALGQLLTGKQTICVVFTGSTTSSLMYVGNLDKMKFSKVN